Part of the Paludisphaera borealis genome, TGGCGATGGTCCGCGCGTGCAAGCAGTAATTCGACTCACAGGGCGGGGCCTTCGCATCCGTCCTCAAGATGTACTACCGGGGGAGGCCCGGCGGGGAGCCGCATCCGATGCGTTCTATCCGCCCCGTGCACACTATGCGTCGCTCGTTGCCCGCCGCTTAGACACCGAATTGGGGGGGGGCGGCGAGCATCGAGCATTGGACGCGAAGCGCGCGGCACGAATCAGCCGATCCGTCTACCACAACCGCCGCGCCATATTACACAGAATGCGGCGATAAGGCGATCTGCAAGGCACAAGGCGAAATGGCGGCCTTGCGTCTCACTGACGAACTCGCCGCCGACCTGCGTCTCGATGTGGAGAATACAGCCTCTGCCGCTCTCGTCCTCCTAACCAACCGGCGACCGAGGCTTGGCCATGCTCCGCGCCGAGCTGGAACGCGCGGCGTTCTCTACCGCCAGGTGATCGGTCTGGAGTACGACTTGACCCGAGGCCGCCGACTCTCGTCAGGCCGACTCCGGTCGAGCCGAGGCCGATGTATCGCTGCGTTCTCCCGAGGTGATCCGCGGGCGATGCGAGAACGACCCGGAGCGGTCCGGGCCGCCCTGATTAACGTTAATGGCCCGAGCAAACCGCCGGCAGACGCCGAGTAGGCTGAGAACTCCAACTTCCTCCGCGGCGCGCGACGACAGGACCTCCGAACTCGGACGGCGATCACATCTTCGACGGCGGCGCTCGGGCCGCAGTCGATCACGGCTCCTTGCGGCCGCATGCCGGGTGGATCTGGATCCGCGAGCGGGCGCAGCGCTATGGATGACGGCCGGCGACGATTCAAAGGCCGATCTCTCCGACCTTCATGGGCTGCATCGTTCGATCCCCGAGGAACGACTCTTCGCCGTCCCATCTCGGACGAGGTGGGCCTCGGAACGTCGGCGGCGACCGCCGGCCCATTGGGCCTTCCGTCAGGCTCGGCGCCGACTCGGCGTCGCGCGGCTGCGTCGCCTGGTCTTTGAGACGGCGCGGCCGATGGAGACTTATCAAGAAGCCGGCGCCCTTCGGCCGCGGCCGGCGGTTGATGGGGGTCGACTGGATCTTACTCGAGCTGCCCGACTCACTCGCCTGCGAACGCCCGGTCTGTCTAACGGCCCTCGACTCGATGCGCCGAAGGGGAGTTCCCGCAAATCCGGCTCCCGGCGCTCTGCGAGCTGGGTATGCACGCCGTATGAGGGCCGGCGGTCAAGCTGTTTCGTCGCGGCGCGACTTCGGTGGTCGGCACGTTGCTGGACCAGTTCGGACCGGGGACCTGCTGATCCGGGACCGCGGATTGTTCGGAGACGCCCTGATCGCGGAGGTCCTCCGCCGCGGCGCCCACTTCCTGGCGAGGGCCAAGTGCAACTCCGTCCAGAAGCCGATCCGCAGCCTGACGGAGGGGGCGTTTCTCTCCAAAGATCCATCCGAGAGCGGAAGGCCGGTCGCGAGACTGCAACGGGTTGTTGCTCCGTGGCATCGAGTGCAACTACGACGGCCGACCCAGTTATTCTGACGTAACCCTTTCGGTAGGCGTTAGTTCTGGTTGTCTTAAGGGCGTTGGGTCTAGGCGGCGTCGGGGGCGGAACGCGTTGGATGTAGTTTGAAGTAATCAAATTCGTGAAGCTTAATAGATGTAGTCAAATGAAACATGGGAATTGTCCTAGTGAGTCCTGTGGCGAAGGTTAAAAGTCATTCATTTTATAGCTGGCGTGATTTTTTTAATTGACTAGGTTTAAGTATATGTTGATATTTAGTACGTCAGTACTACGTCGTTGAGAGGCGATGACGCCGTCTGCGGCTCCCCAAGACGCCGTTCGCGTCATCCGTCGTGCACTCGTTCTCGACGACGCCTGTTTCGGGTCGTGCTCCCCCACCGTCTCGAACTCCGCATCGCTGATCGTTACAGCAAGGTGGCACCATGCGCCGAGAGAGCTTCTCGCAGCGTCGTCGCTTCCAGTTGGCGCTCCGGCCGGTCGCGGTCGAGGCGTTGGAGCCTCGGAGCCTGATCACCGATCCGCTCAACCTGACCGCCATGGCCTTGGGACTGCCGCTCGCCCTGCGAGGAGTCGTTTCGGCGCAAACCGGAGGGCTCGCTCCGGCGCGTCATGCGGCCGTCGCCAAGGGGACGGCCGCGAGGTCGAGGTCCGTCGCCCGGCCTGCGTCCGGGGAAGGCCCGAACGCCGTCCTCCCCGTCGCGAAGGCCGAGGGGGGCCGATCGAGCGAGGGGCTCGCACGGCCGCTCGATTCGCGGGCCGCCAAGACCGGCGACTGGCTCACGCTCCGGGCGCTGGACGGCGACGCGGCCGAGGATGGGGCCGGCCCTGCTCTGTAGAAAACCCGCAGTCGCACAATCATAACGTTATGGGTAATGGCCCGGAGGACGATCTCGCGGCACTGGGTCGGATGCTTCCGCGCGAAGGGCCGAGCCCAGACGCCGCTTGAGCATCGCGTTCACCGTCTCCACCTGCCATCGTTGGCCGTACTTACGCTTGAGCCGGGCGAACCGCTGTTTCATGACCCGTCGCCAGCGGCCCGACGGGGGCTTGTCGGTCGGCCGGCCCCGCTTCGGCGGGATGATCGTCCGCACGCCGTGGGATCGCACGGCCCGGTGGATCCGCTCGGCGTCGAAGTCGGCGTCGGCCAGCAGCGTGTCGATGCGGGCGCGGCGCACGGCCTGGGTCCAGGCCCGGCCGAACTGCACCAGGTCCGACGCCGGGCCGCGCCCCGGGACCGCCGAGAGGATCATATGGCTCTTGCAGTCGACCACGAAGACGACCTTCGGATAGTGCGCGTAAGTCCTGGCGGGGTCGGAGTCTCCGGCGTAGCGTCGCTTGGCGTAGTAGCGGCTGACGTGCCGCGACTCCATCCCCGTGCCGTCGACGGCCGCCAACGGGACGCGGCGTTTCAGCGTCCCGTCCCGCCGCGCCCGATCGAGCACGGCGTCGAACGTCCGGCGGCCGGGGGCCGAGGCCAGCAGGCTTTGCGCGGCCTTCTGGAACGTGGTGAAGTGGGGGACGGTCTTGAGCCCGATCCGGTCGCGGAGGTCGACGTGGTCGGCCAGATGCGCCGCCAGCCCCCGATAGTCGAGGCGGAGGAACTCCTTGAGCACCAAGCACGCCACGAGCTGAGGCTGGGTGAACTTCTTGGGGCTGAACGGGTGGCGGTGCGCCGGGAGGGCGCGGCTAGCCGCCTCGTAGGCGACCTGGAACACACGCAGCGGTGATTTGCTCGTAGTCACATGTCATTCTACGACCGCGACTGGACGACGGTTCACGGGTTTTCTGCAGAGCAGCGGGCCGTGGATTCCTGATGTTCGAGGACCTGCTGCGGCGTCGACTGCCGGATGTAGACGACGGCAGATCGGTCGAGGTGCCAGGACTTGAGCTTGGAGGACGATGGTGCGTCACGCGAAAGGGTGGTCATGACTTGCCTCCCCTGGCGCAGCCGCGTCGGTGTCCAAGGGGCGTGCGAGGAGTTCGGCGAGGAGGCGTTGGAGCCTCCGCCGACGATCCGGCGGGAGTTGAGCCCAGATCGCGGTCAGTGGGTTCGGCGGAGAAACCGCGGGCGGGGGGGGGGACGCAGATGGATTCACTATTGAGCATGAGTCACCTCCGTGGTCCTGAGTGCTTCTGTCGCTCCACGCGGCCAACGCTAACAGAGCGTCTACGGCGATGGTAATCGGCCCTTCTGACGGCGCACAAGTTGTTGCGTCGTGGGCCTTCTGGCTGGGGGATCTCCACCGACCAGTAGCCTCGCACGGCGCGGGCGAACAGGTCGACGTCGACCGCCAGGCTGCTGAGGTAGTAGCGGATCTCGATCGACTCCTCGCCATTCTTCACCCGTCGCGACGTGACCACGCCGATCGACTTCAGCCCCTTCCACGCCGCTCGGCCGGGCAGCGTCTTGGGGACCGGGAGTTGAAGATACGTCCGTTCGTCCTGGCGGCCGTGCCCGCGCTCGCGCATCGTCAGTTCCTGGGCGCCGGCGAGGTCCCGTTCGAGTCGCTCGTCGATGTGCGCGACGACGTCGTGGTGCAGCGATTCGTGGTTCCTCTTCAGGGCCAACACGTAGTCGGCCTTGCCGCGGACCACCTCCTCGGCGATCGTCTTCTGAGCGCCCATCGCGTCGATCGTGACGATCCCGCAGCGGACGTCGATCTTCTTGAGGAGTTCGGGGATCGCCGTGATTTCGTTGGATTTCGCGGCGCAGGCCTCCTGGCCCAGGGCCAAGCCGTACTCGCCGGCCCAGGCGGTGACGACGTGCAACGCGCCGAGGTTGTTCTTGGCGTCATGGCTGCGGCGGGCCGTCTTGCCGTCGATCGCGACGATCGGCCGGTCGATGCCCGTGGAGGCGACGGCCTCGTCGCGGAGCCGCGCGATCCAGGCGTTGAAGGCGGCCTCGAAGGCGTCGGGCTTCAGCAGCATGAGGACGCGGCGGAACACGTCCTTGTCGGGGACGCCGCGCGGCAGGTCGAGTATCCCCGTGAGGAGGTCCTCCTTGTACTTCGCCCAGCGGGCGATCGCCGTCGGCCCGGCGGCCCCGGCGAGCACCGCCAGAACGGCGATCACCAGGATGCTCGGCAACGGATGCCGCCGGTTGATCTCCGAACGGGGATCCTCCAGCGTGGAGAAGGATTCCACAATCTCGTCCAGCTTGCTGCGCGTGCTCGACATCGCCTCACTCCGCCCACCGGGTCTCGTTCACGACACAGTGGACGGTATACCAGCTCAACCCGTCAGGCGAAACGCCGCAAACTCCGCCGGATCGTCATGAAAGTGCGCGCTGGCCCTGGCGCTCGGATCCCCTGACATCGCCGTGACGTATACGGCGCGTTTGACGCTCGGATTCATTTTGCGCGTCCAGAAGACCTTCGCGCGCGGCTGGACGAGAATCAGCCTCGAGTCGCTCTCGCCTTTGTATCGCAGCTGCTCGAGGAGGGCTTGATCGCCATGGATCTGCTTCCACGCCTCCTGGGATCGGATGAAGTGCGACTCGCCGTCTACGTAGAGATACGAGCTATTGGAGGACGATGTCTGCATAAGCTGACCCGAAATCGACGATCGGCTGCGCGGCCCCGGCGCTCTGGCATATCCGCCTTGCCAGGGCGGTAGATTCTCTGTTATTCACTTCCAGGAGTCAAGTTGCGTCGATCAACCCTGACCGGTGCGGTATCCGTCGATTAACGTTAATCACTCGGCCAGACGGACCTATGCAAAAGAGAAAGACCCGCGGGCGCTGCTGGACTCGCGGGTCTTTGTATTCGCCGTAGATCAGCGTTCGTCATCTGCGCTGGAACTTGGGGATCGAGAACTCGGTCCCCCTGAGTTCAATCACCGCCCTGTGCGCCGCCTGCTGGAGATAGACCGCGTACTCGGCCGACATCCCCTCGGGGCGGAACGCGCACCCGACCGCCGTCTTCCCGTAGAGCGACTCGTAGAAGACCAGCGCCCCCAGATACTGGCCCGCATCGTTGGCGTGGCGGAAGTCCTCCTTTCGAGTCGCGTGGCCTGGGACCTAGACGCAATACCGTTCAACAGCGGATGACGATCGCCTCTCGGAACTCCTTGGTTGGCTGAGGGTGGTGGCGATGTTCGGGGCGTTTCTTCTTCCAGTTGCTCATCTTCCGTTTGATGACCCGGGGGTTGATGCGATTGCGGCGTTCGGGCAGGACTTCCTCGCCGATTTCAGCGAGCACCGCCTGATACCATCGACTTCGGCCCTCGCGTGATCGCGGGCATTCGGGGAGGCGGCAGCGGAGGATCTTCAGCGTCGCCGTGAACGACAGCCGTCGGGGGTCGACCTGCTGGCGTTTCGCCGTCTCCTGCATCAGTACGCGGTCCACGTAATGACCAAGGAGCAGGCCGTACAACTCCTGAACCACCCCTCGGGGCGTCTGGCTCCTCAAGACCGGGCGTTCGCGTTGGTGGGTCTTCAACTCGTCGATCGCCAGCTCTTGTTCCCAGCGTTCGTGGTAGAGGACGATCAGCGTCTCCGCCGGGTCCGGCTCCGGGTCCAGGAGCGTCGTCAGCAGGCGGTGGACCTCCCCCGAGCCGGCGCGGTTCGGATCGCCGAGCGTGTATTCGATGATCCGAACCGCGATCCCGCCCCGATCCTCGCGACGGTCCTTGGCCGAGGCGTAGAACCGGGCCAGGAACGAACCGTCGGGCAGGACGCGGATCGGCTCGAAGATCCAGTTCGACTTGACCCGGGCCAGGAGGTGGGCCTTGGTCGCTTGGACCTCCGTGAGCGTCTTGTAGCTGAGGAAATTGCGGTCCCAGAGCAGAAGCATATCGGGCTGGAGGTATCCCAAAAGCCTGTGCGCCATCGTGACTTCGCCGACGTGGCAGGGCCTGATCCGCCACCGCCAGAGCACGTGGCTGCCGATCTCGCAGAGGGCCAGGACGCGGGCCTGGGGGAAGGCTCCCGGGGCGCGACGACCGCCAGGACGTCCGAAGGCATGATCATTCTTGGGCGTGTCGGAAAGGTCGACGGTGAAGCCGTCCAACGCCATCAACCGCATGTCGCGATAGAACGCCCCCGGGGTCAGGGGTCGTCCCAAGAGGCGGACGACCTCGCGGGCCAGCAACCGCAACGGAGCGAGCCCCAGACGGCGGCGGGCCTCGCAGAAGGTCGATCGCGGCGGGACGCCCCCCGGCCGATAGGGTTGGAGCCAGCGGAACACCTGGCGATAGCAATCGCGGGAGAACAGCCCCAGAGCGACGACGAACCAGACCATGAACCACCCCGGAAGCCGCGAGCAGGGGGAGCGATCTTGGCCCGTCCGAGCGAGGATGTCTTCCACGCGGGCGCGGGGCAGGATACGTTTCAAGGCGCGGAGTCGGTCGTGAGTGGGCCACGACGCGAGAGCGTCGGCCTCCTTGCGGATGTCGATCACCGTAGCCTCCTGACCAGTCATGGAGTTGTGGCAAACCCATGCTGGTCAGAGGCTTTCAGTTTAGCAACGCCCGTTGAACGGTATTGGACCTAGACGCCATTCCAAGTGGGCGGCGAACCACAGACGTCCGTCCCAGGCCAAGTTGGCTGGATCGCGTCAGTTCGTCGTTTCCGAGGCGACGTCGCGAACCACGCCCAAGCCTTGCCACGCCCCCGCGAGCCTTCGGCCGGAACGAGTCCATCCTGCTGGAAGCCTTCGCTGCACCATCAAGTTGGTTTGCGGCGTCGCCGACCACCAAGCCGGTCTTCTCGACCCACTCATCGATCGGACGATGGAAGAAGTCGGAGCGGACGTCCCGCCGGTGGACGTCGCGTCGACGGCCGCAATCTGGGCGAACGCGTCGTTCGTCGAAAGAGCGGAAGCAGCCGCAGTGTCCCCTCCGCCTTCCGACGTCGGCTCGGCGGCCACTCCCTCGACGCTCGATGCGTCGAGAAAGACCATGGAGGACGCCGGCGTATACGTCCCGACGGTGCTCGCCTCGTTGATGGCCAGGATCTTGACATTCGAGTTACTGGGGAGCGTTATCGAAACGACCACTTTGGCCGAATTGACCGTGAAGCTGTATCCATACACGTAGCTCGTCACGCCAATCTGAGAGCTTGTGGTCCCGTTATAGTAATTGTAGTGGCCGAGCGATTTGGCGATCGACTCGCCCGGCGCAGTCGCGCCCGTGTACGCGCCGTTGTAGCCCGAGACCCAGTCGCTGATGCTCTGCGTGAAGGTGTCGGAGGTGCCGCCTTCGTAGTTGACGGTGAACGTCTGGTTCAGCTGGGTCCCGTTGGTCGCCGCCCCCAGGATCATCAACTTGTTCATGTAGCCGTGAGGCAAGGCGACCGTCTGGCCCGTGGCCTTGATCACGTTGTTGTTCAACACCCCGCCGACATTGAAAACCTGACCGTTCCACGCGATGGTGTTGCCCAGCATCACAGCCGAATAGCTGTGCCCTCCGCCGTCGAGATCGGCATACTGGGCGCCGCCGTCGAGTGAGATGCCTACCTGGTTGAACCCGGCGCTGGTAGTGTCGGTGGCCACGCCCAGGTTCACCTGTGAGGGGGCCGAGACGAGGTCGAGCGCGAAGATCATCATGTTGTCGTTGTTGTTCAGCGACAGGGATTTCACCGTCTTGGTCGGGTCGAGCGTGAAGGTGTAGCCGTAGATATAAGAGTTGTCGAAAACCTGCCCCGTGCCGGCACGGTTGTATCTGGTTGGCTTGGCGGCGATCGACTCGCCAGGAGCCGTCGACCCCGGCGTGCCGTTGTAACCTGAGAGACGGTCACTGATGGTCTGGTTGAAGGTGACGCTGGTGCCGTCGTCGTAGATGACGGTGATGATGGCCGCCTGGGGCTGCTGCATGGCCGTGGCCAGCATCATGAGGCTCGTGTACTTGCTCCGCGGCAAGTCGATGAACTGGCCGCGGAAAGGGCTGACGTTGGGCTGCCCCGCCGGTCCGAGGTTGAAGGTCTGGCCTTTCCAGACGTACGCCTTCCCCGAAGTCCAATTGGCGGCGGTCGCCAGAGCATTGGCCGAGAAGGAGTCCTGCGTCGTGTTGAGGCGTCCAAGGTCGACGTTGTTGTCGGCGGTGATCCCCACCACGCTGAACGGGATTGAACGATTATCGCCGCTCGTCTGGTTGAGCAACGACCCGAGGTTGATCTGTGGGGGAGAGTTGACGAGGTCGAGCGCGAAGATCACCATGTTCTGGTTGTTGTTCAGCGACAAGTACTGCACGGTCTTGCTCGCGTCGAGCGGGAAGCTGTAGCCGTAAATGAAAGCCTTGGTGTTGTTGACCTGCCCCGTGCCGATGTGGTTGTAGTAGTTCGTCTGAACGGCGATCGACTCGCCTGGTGCGACCGTGTTGGCGCCGGTATAGCCGGTGAGGTGGTCGCTGATGGTCTGGTAGAACGTGACGCTGGAGCCGCCGACGTAATAGACCGTGATCGCCGCCGCCTGGGGCTGCGGCATGGCCGTGGCCAGCATCATGAGATGGGTGTAATTCCCCTTGGGCAAATCGAAGTTCTGGCCGCCGAAATAGGTAACGTCCTTGTAGCCCGCCGGTCCGAGGTTGAAGGTCTGGTTGTTCCAGACGCCAACCTTGCCTGAGGTCCAATTGGCGGCATTCGCCAGGGCAGTGGCGGAGAACGAATCCTGCGTCGCGTTGAGGCTCCCTACGTCGACGTTGTTGTCCTCTGTGATCCCCACCATATTGAAAGGCACCGGCTTGCCCCCGCTGGCGGGTTGATTGAGCGTCGCCCCCAGATTCACCTGAGGGGGCGCCGAGACGGCGTTGAGGGCGAGGATCTTGACCTTATTCTCGTTGGGAAGAACGAGATCCCGCATGATGCGCTTCGGGTCGACGGGGATCACGTAGCCGTAGACGTAGCGGGTGGCGGACGCTCCCGTCTGGGCGACCTCGACCCCGCCGCTGAAGTTGTTGTAAGACGGCAGGGTGGCGGCTATCCCCTCCCCGGGCGCCGTCGACCCGGCGGTGCCGTTGTAGCCGGTGCGCCAGTCGCTCACGCCGAGGATGAACTGGTCGGCGGAACCGTCCGTGTACTCGACGCGAAACGGTCCGCCGTAGGCCCGATCGAAGCCGGTCGACATCCCCAAGAGGTAGAGCGCCGAGTAGCTCCCTTGCGGGACGTAAAGGGATTGCCCTCTTGCATAGATCGCATCGTTCGCGCCGATCGGCCCGAGGTTGAAGGTCTGACCGTTCCAGACGTAGGCCTTCCCCGAAGTCCAATTGGCGGCGGTCGCCAGAGCCGTGGAGGAAAGGCTGTTGGCGTACTGATCGATGTTGCCCTGGACGCTCGTCGTCGGCTGCGTGATGCCGACCAAATTATAGTCGGCGCTCAGATCTACTTGCGGTCCTTGCTTGACGACGTTGAGGGCGAGGATCTTAATCTTCGTTTCGCTGGGGAGCGAGAGGCTCGCGACCGTTCGACTCGGATCGACGGGGATCATGTAGCCGTAGACGTAGCGTACGCCGGCCTGGGCGACCTCCAAGTGGCTGGTGGAGTTGAAGTTGTTGTATCCATTTAGGGTGGCGGCTATCGCCTCCCCGGGGGCTGTCGTCCCGACGGTGCCGCCGCCGAGGTAGCCGTTCCCCCAGTCGCTGACACCCAAGGTGTACGTGTCGTGGGTGTTGTCCGTGTAATTGACTTGGAACACCTGCCCCATAGCCTGGTTGAAGCCCGTCGCCATCGCCAGGAGGTAGAGCGCCGAGTAGCTCGCCTGCGGAAGGTTCAAGACCTGGCCGCCCGCCGGGAGCATGTTCTTCGCATTGACTGGGCCGAGCTGGAAGGTCTGCCCGGCCCAAGAGATGGTGTTCCCGACCAGAGTCGTGGAGGAGAGGCTGTTCGCGTACTGGTCGGCGTTCCCTTGAACGCTCGATCCCGGCGACGTGATCCCAACGACGCCCCACTGGTTGAAGGCGGAACTCAGGTCGACCTGGTTGGTGGAGGACGTCGAGCCGGACTGGTTGACGTTGAGGTTGTGCGCGTTGAAAGGCGCGTACTTCAAACGCAGGTCATTGCCCGGCGGATGCCAATTACCAAGGATAGGATCAGTCCAGTTGATGTACGGGTAAGCGGTGGAAGGAGCGATGTTGCCGTTGATGACTCCGGAGTAAACCTGGCCGGTATTGCCCGTCAGCACCTGAGTTCCGCTGGGCGAGATGGTCTTCGCAACGTTGCGGTCGATCGTCAAATTGATTTGACGTGGGTCTATGTAACCGTTGAGATAACCGTTGGTGCTGTCGTACGTCAAGGGGACTCGGAAGTCTCCCGCGCTGAAGGCGTTCCCGACGGTAATCGACGGCGGAGTGGGATCGTCACCGGACCAGTTCGCATAGTTCGTGCCGCCGCTCCCGGTCGGAATGCCGTAGAATTTCGTCGTGTCCGTCGTTGGCTTAGTGCTCCAGTCGGTCAGCCACTGCGACGTCCATTGGATCGTATTGTTCTTAACGGTCGCCTTGACGTAGACCCGCCCCGTCGGGCCTTCGCCCTGGGTAATACCCCCGGTGACCAGGATCGGGTTCGGGAAGTTTTGGATCGTGTTCGAATCGACGATCACGTCGAAGCACGGGTCCAAGCTCCAGTACTTGGGCAGGGGAAAGTTACCAGAGTCGAGTTCCGATGGTCCAGGGGCCGCACCGATTGCGATCCCGGTCCCCGTCCATCTCCCCCAAACGCCGCCTCCGTAGACTTCGTTGCCCGCTACGAGCGTGCCGAACTGGGCTCCGGTGAGGATGAAACCGTAGGAGATCGTGCCCTCGAGATGGAGCTTGTTGTTGAGGTATTGATCGTCGATGA contains:
- a CDS encoding transposase, with amino-acid sequence MTTSKSPLRVFQVAYEAASRALPAHRHPFSPKKFTQPQLVACLVLKEFLRLDYRGLAAHLADHVDLRDRIGLKTVPHFTTFQKAAQSLLASAPGRRTFDAVLDRARRDGTLKRRVPLAAVDGTGMESRHVSRYYAKRRYAGDSDPARTYAHYPKVVFVVDCKSHMILSAVPGRGPASDLVQFGRAWTQAVRRARIDTLLADADFDAERIHRAVRSHGVRTIIPPKRGRPTDKPPSGRWRRVMKQRFARLKRKYGQRWQVETVNAMLKRRLGSALRAEASDPVPRDRPPGHYP
- a CDS encoding IS4 family transposase → MIDIRKEADALASWPTHDRLRALKRILPRARVEDILARTGQDRSPCSRLPGWFMVWFVVALGLFSRDCYRQVFRWLQPYRPGGVPPRSTFCEARRRLGLAPLRLLAREVVRLLGRPLTPGAFYRDMRLMALDGFTVDLSDTPKNDHAFGRPGGRRAPGAFPQARVLALCEIGSHVLWRWRIRPCHVGEVTMAHRLLGYLQPDMLLLWDRNFLSYKTLTEVQATKAHLLARVKSNWIFEPIRVLPDGSFLARFYASAKDRREDRGGIAVRIIEYTLGDPNRAGSGEVHRLLTTLLDPEPDPAETLIVLYHERWEQELAIDELKTHQRERPVLRSQTPRGVVQELYGLLLGHYVDRVLMQETAKRQQVDPRRLSFTATLKILRCRLPECPRSREGRSRWYQAVLAEIGEEVLPERRNRINPRVIKRKMSNWKKKRPEHRHHPQPTKEFREAIVIRC
- a CDS encoding ISAs1 family transposase; this encodes MSSTRSKLDEIVESFSTLEDPRSEINRRHPLPSILVIAVLAVLAGAAGPTAIARWAKYKEDLLTGILDLPRGVPDKDVFRRVLMLLKPDAFEAAFNAWIARLRDEAVASTGIDRPIVAIDGKTARRSHDAKNNLGALHVVTAWAGEYGLALGQEACAAKSNEITAIPELLKKIDVRCGIVTIDAMGAQKTIAEEVVRGKADYVLALKRNHESLHHDVVAHIDERLERDLAGAQELTMRERGHGRQDERTYLQLPVPKTLPGRAAWKGLKSIGVVTSRRVKNGEESIEIRYYLSSLAVDVDLFARAVRGYWSVEIPQPEGPRRNNLCAVRRADYHRRRRSVSVGRVERQKHSGPRR